GTCCAAAAAGTGTCAGGATATTCCAGTTTTACTGGATAATCATActcatataaattattcttatttatcTATTTGACTTAATTATCTATATcgctaaaatatataatatctaaCACCCTTTTGGATAGAAATGTACGACCATATTATAATAGTTACCTTTTATTCATTAACCTCTACATTACACATAATAACATTAGCATCTTCTAGTACAATCAACGAAAAGTCTTAAGACGGGATATCCAGCTTAGATAAAAAAGGTCCTTGATACTTTCTGTACTGCATGTCAATATGACATGGTTCCATATAGTAGCCTAGATTTCCATTTGGGTGTCTGGGGCCCTAgctaagatgccaatcgtttgcgctacgataacgaCACGCTTTCTGTCTCTTTATCACTTACATATTACTTAGTGCTATGAGAGAGTGTTTCGTCGTAGCGTAACGCAAACGATTGGTTGGCTAGCCACCCTGTACCTACCATAAGCGACTAAGGCAAACAAAAGTAGTAGCAAAGGTTTTTACTTTATAGATTGTATTAGATGTGTACCTAAAGTCGTAAGATAACGTAACCACTTGCTTTACATTAAGTACCATTTACCTATATGTAATGAGTAGCTATAGTCCAAATCAATACAATTTTAGCAAAGGGCAAACATTGTTAACCTAATATGGCAAGCTATACTTTGGTGAACATATCAACAATTCCTATTTTGGCTTACCTATATACTAATAAGCTATTCTGCCAGTTATTCGAATATGGTCATAATCGTAACAATGAACCTATTTTACTAACATATCATATATAGGAATATTAAAATTACTCTACAATAAGCTCCCCTGTTTTAAGTTTGACAAATATCTTATTATCATTTGAGtcgaaagtaattttttcatctAAAGTAATAACTAGATCAGTAGAAGTCTCTTCTTTCACCGcaatttgtaaatttaattttggagCATTTTTCTGTCCATTTTTAATGATATCTTTCAGATTACATATTTTGTTCTCTGCTGCTTTCTTGGCATCGATTAAATGATCCTTTTCTTCTTTGACTTCAACATCAGTGATATCTTCATTTAAATTTTCACTCTTGTTTTCATCTTTTGTATCTTCTTCATCTTCATCATCGAGTTGTTTTATGACAAAAGTCACACCTTCACTAGCTGCATAGCATTCAGGGGTCAAATgcttttgataattaaaatgaGTCTTGAGGTGTTCCCGCAGAAAGTGTGATTGGACGACGACTAGGTCACAATGTGGACATTTATGAATGCCATTGGCGGCATTTAGGTTATCTTCGTGTCTCTTATAGTGATTTGTTAAAGCATCTTGGCGCTGGTTCGTGTACGGACACAACAGACACATGTGTAGCTTACGTTCCTTTGTGGGAGTGGGGTCCGGTTGCTTTTCTTTTTCGGCATTATTTATAGACCGTCTTAGTTGTAGCAGGCGGAGTGTCTGTTGGTCGCTGACAGAAAACTGCTGAAAATCACTTTTTGGCCTTGTTGGCCCCTTTGGCATTGTTTTAATCGCTAGCTTAATATTTCCTTTTGCTGGTTTATCTTCTTGTGTTTCGTTTTCAGCCTCATTGGTCTCTTCGTTATTTTTTCTTCTCTCAGCCTGTGCTTCGTCATTCATTTGATGTTTCCTCATGTGCTGCACGTAGTTGGCATAGTATTTTACAGAATAATCACAAACTTCGCACTTGTATCTCTGTTTGGATCCGTGCAGCgataaatgtattttgtattgttctcTTTTCTCAAAAGCAGATGGGCACTTGTGGCACTTGTATCTTTTCTCTTTTTGGCGGCCATTTTTCATGTATGTAGGATAGATAAACTCTGGGTTACCGTGCATTAAGTACCCGAATTGAGGATCTGCCTGTAATACAGGTGGAAAATGGTCGTTGGGTTTCACTAACTTGTTGTTGTCTTTTACAACTCTTTTCTGCGCTTCAGTTTTCCGTTGAAATAGATCTGTACCAGATAATGGAATGTTTTTGTAATCGTTGTCTTCTCCGGATTCGTAATCACACGTGTTGGTTTTTCCTTCATTCTCGTGTAACGATTCGTGCTTGGCCAAATTTCCTAAGTTTTTGACAGTGTAGCTACATTTTTTGCACTTGTGGTCGCCATCCCCTCCGTGCAATCCCGTGTGATAACTTAACGCAGAAGTTTTGAAGAATTTAGCCGGACATTCCTTGCAGAAATATTGCTTAGGCACTCTATTCTCGTTGCATTTTTTCGAAGAATCTACAATCTCAAAGTTAGTCGTCCGGTGCGAAACTATCCAATTAAGTTCTGAAGTTAGCGGGCAGTGTACAACTTCCAGTTTCGGCTCCTTGTGCGCTGGGTGAGATCGGTGCTTAAACTTGAGCATTTTAGTTTCCGTCGCATACTCATCGGAATGGTGGACCGCATGAACGTTTAATTCAGTCTCTTGGGGCACTGAAAACTCACAAAGCTTGCATTTGTTCGCAAACAACAGATCGTGGAATTTGTCATGGATCCTCAAATCACTATCAATGAAAAATCTAGCCGGGCATTTATGACAGAAGAACAATATTTTAAGTTCTTCATTATCTTTTAAAAGCATCTCGTCCCTGGGGCTATCCGGGTTATTTATTTTCTCAGTTTCTATAACCTTGCGTAATTTAGTAATCTGCTCCTCATCGGGAACATCGGCTTCGACTGGACAGTAAATGCGTCCGTAAATTTCTCCGTGCGTCCTTGAATGTTCGGCCAACCTTCCGGCATTATCGCAAGTAAACTTACATTCCAAGCAtttgtaaatagtaatttcactATTTTCAAAGACGATACAATGAATCTTCTCATGATTTGGTATTTTGCACTTTTGGGAATTTACATACGAACAGTAGCGGCATTTGTACATTTTGTGGAATTCGTTTTTAGCCGAAACCCACACAAAAGGAATTTCGTTTAAATCGATAGGAATCTCCATCTTGCAAGAGGACGTGGACGCTTCCATTTCTAATTCCATTTCAGTTTTCTTAGGCATGATTCCGTGAACTCTCATGTGCTGATGGAGGAGGTGTCTCTTGGAAACGCTGTAGTTGCATTCCTGGCATTTGTATGGGGTGTCAGCTGGGAGCCGGTGGAATTGCTCGTGATACATAAACTGGGACTTGCTGTTGGTTTCGTAGGGACACTCCGTGCACTTGTGTCGTTTGGTTGAGGTGGACCCGCTAGAATTTCCAGGATTATCTGGCAGCGGCGACTTGCATCCCATTGCTTTGGAGATATATTCTTCTGGGTCTGTAACACCATGTAAAGCTAGATGTTGCACTAAATCGTGTTCAGTTTTCACGAAGTACGGACAGAAGTAGCATTTGAATATGGACTGGGGCGACGGCTGGTGCTGCTGCATGTGGAATTGAAGTTGTTTTCTGTCTGCAGCTTTGAACGGGCATTTGGTGCAAGTGTCGTTCATTTCGTTCAACAATGACGAGGCATCAGGTTTCGGTTTGACCGTGGTAATAACTTTGATGACTCCATCATGCTTCAAACGACAGTGTCTCTGCGAAAAAAAGAGAAGATCGATGAGaaaatatactgatttaaaatgcaaatttttaatattcaacaAAATTTGGACACGGCGGCTGTaatgttattgtttttaatgtaggtatttgtttaaattttcagTCGCCACCTGATTAAGCTTACAAATAAGTACAAACTATGTAACtccataatataggtatatgtatgtcgATTTCTTGTGTTGTTCGCAACGGAACTGCTAATGTCACATATGGTAGGTTATCTTACCTGTATGACGTGCTTCCAGTTGGACAGCTGGTTGCAGTGCCCGCAGCGGTAGGCCAGGTCGGCCGGGTCCGGCGTGTTCTCAAGCTTCTTAGAGAAGGACTTGTTCTCCTCGTGTCCGTCTTCGGGCTTCGAGTGCTCGCGGACGTGTGCTAGTAGCGCTTCCTTCGATGGGTCCCTGAAAACAAACCATTAAatgttaagtaagtatattatattatttatatttcatttggAAACCTTTCAGTTTTTTATTTaccaatttaatttaacttggaATCAAAGTATCTCTGGTGATAAAGAaaagttagagttagaccaagctaagttggcagcggttttgatagcacagactgctCAAgggttatttaaacgtcatagtttcatagaagtttgacgtttaaaataacacttgcacagtctgactgggctatcaaaatcgttgccaaCTTACTAGCTTGGTCTATCTCTAGTTATAAATTCATATATACCATAATATAGATTTGAAGGTGAAGGTGGTAATAGAATTTAACACTtacttgtagttacattttTTGCATTTCCACATCGTTTTCTTAGGCTTCAGATCTTCGTTTTTGATATCAATTGTCTCGATACTGTGCTGTCCATGTAGAGTTTGCAAGTTAAGAGGTTGCATTTCAAGTGTTGTGTTGATATTATCATTCGTTTCGTTGAATGATTCATCGAGTTCCATGCTACCGTTCGCCAATGCGTTCGGATCTATATAGTCAAACTCGGTTTCTCCATATTCGTTTACGACGGGCACTGCTAAGAACTTGTTGTATTTACTGTAGTTCCTACGTCCAGTTTCATCAGTCATCAAAACCTTTGCATCATTGTGTTCAGGGTCTCTTGCTGATTTCAGTTTTATGTGCTTGGTGATGTCCCATCTCCAATTCGACTTATATTTGCAGAGGGAGCATTCGAAAGGTTTTTTATTCAAATGTCCGACGATGTGAACATGGAACCGTGACGCGGTCGATGCCCAGAAAGTGCAGTGCGGACATTTAAACACCTTTTTTCCGGCAGCTTGGCTCGGTGACAAGTTCATGCCTTCATTTTCATCAACTATTTCTGAGTCATAGTTTTTATTTGATTCGGGCATAGTTGAATCATCATTAATATTGATGTCCAACGGCGTCTCAAATTTGGCGGTATCGGGATTAATATTGTTCCAAACGAAGACAACATTCTCCATGGGATGTGGTTCATCTTTAACAAAGTCGGCTTCATGGGCTGTTGACGTGGTTACGTGTTTGTTTTCACTGTCATTTGATTGTTCATTTTCTGCTTTCTCCACTTTGCCGCATGTTTGCATGTGAACATATAAATCGGCACTTGATTTGCATCTATGCCGACAATTCTGGCAACGGGTAGATCCAAGGCTCGTGTGTGTGTTATTTGCCAAAACCTTGTTTGCAGATACTGCAGTGCAGTTCTTTTCGTGTACGGAATGTTCTGATAAGCATTTGCTTTCAAAACCGCAGTttttgcatgtcaaagttccttcCTCTCCGGTTGCCGTTAGCAACCTTTCTTTTAGTCTGTCAAAAAAGGATTCGTTTTTCTTTTTCACCGCGGTTTCTTTTGTAGTAAGGGGTGTACCATTGGTGACAGGTATAATTGTGATATCAGCTGGTAAATTGTCGACATTATCAACTGCATTAATATCTCTACTTGGATCTTCTTTAAACTTTTTGAGCGGTGGTTCTCCTGGTGGTGATTTATTTTGATTGGGCGTCGAAGTGTTCAGGGGTATTAGTTGCGGTATCGGTCTGGGTATTTTTCtgctttgtttgtttgttttcccTTCTCC
This DNA window, taken from Cydia strobilella chromosome 4, ilCydStro3.1, whole genome shotgun sequence, encodes the following:
- the LOC134740947 gene encoding zinc finger protein 729-like isoform X2; this encodes MLQQMSSPPSVHVGEVASLVRLEGRVCGDASSEASSDAAEDFELPQCKIRRNYNCTKCTFYTQNPRVYLVHTRDVHFEKFKIYDCPHCVYASRHHQKLVRHIKMVHAAPSQVIKADLEPPPAPVATTTAEPEERIEDLLEEVEDTEEIQLDLEDCIEESMDHSADMEVEVDRAVAEEPSDLPKDKTKFFSCTKCNYVTHIRARFTKHVKYHSMPMIKCTMCDFRTPYKWNLDRHMKNHGGTGSFNCSMCNFTADIKQSLTVHEMNHHTPPVGQSVASRRRNRVGASDIALADAARALVVKEEEGSGDSRSSHASEIGLQYADIEMVTCTSDNETSTETAAKKDIELAQDTQHRHSPNSTMGEGKTNKQSRKIPRPIPQLIPLNTSTPNQNKSPPGEPPLKKFKEDPSRDINAVDNVDNLPADITIIPVTNGTPLTTKETAVKKKNESFFDRLKERLLTATGEEGTLTCKNCGFESKCLSEHSVHEKNCTAVSANKVLANNTHTSLGSTRCQNCRHRCKSSADLYVHMQTCGKVEKAENEQSNDSENKHVTTSTAHEADFVKDEPHPMENVVFVWNNINPDTAKFETPLDININDDSTMPESNKNYDSEIVDENEGMNLSPSQAAGKKVFKCPHCTFWASTASRFHVHIVGHLNKKPFECSLCKYKSNWRWDITKHIKLKSARDPEHNDAKVLMTDETGRRNYSKYNKFLAVPVVNEYGETEFDYIDPNALANGSMELDESFNETNDNINTTLEMQPLNLQTLHGQHSIETIDIKNEDLKPKKTMWKCKKCNYKDPSKEALLAHVREHSKPEDGHEENKSFSKKLENTPDPADLAYRCGHCNQLSNWKHVIQRHCRLKHDGVIKVITTVKPKPDASSLLNEMNDTCTKCPFKAADRKQLQFHMQQHQPSPQSIFKCYFCPYFVKTEHDLVQHLALHGVTDPEEYISKAMGCKSPLPDNPGNSSGSTSTKRHKCTECPYETNSKSQFMYHEQFHRLPADTPYKCQECNYSVSKRHLLHQHMRVHGIMPKKTEMELEMEASTSSCKMEIPIDLNEIPFVWVSAKNEFHKMYKCRYCSYVNSQKCKIPNHEKIHCIVFENSEITIYKCLECKFTCDNAGRLAEHSRTHGEIYGRIYCPVEADVPDEEQITKLRKVIETEKINNPDSPRDEMLLKDNEELKILFFCHKCPARFFIDSDLRIHDKFHDLLFANKCKLCEFSVPQETELNVHAVHHSDEYATETKMLKFKHRSHPAHKEPKLEVVHCPLTSELNWIVSHRTTNFEIVDSSKKCNENRVPKQYFCKECPAKFFKTSALSYHTGLHGGDGDHKCKKCSYTVKNLGNLAKHESLHENEGKTNTCDYESGEDNDYKNIPLSGTDLFQRKTEAQKRVVKDNNKLVKPNDHFPPVLQADPQFGYLMHGNPEFIYPTYMKNGRQKEKRYKCHKCPSAFEKREQYKIHLSLHGSKQRYKCEVCDYSVKYYANYVQHMRKHQMNDEAQAERRKNNEETNEAENETQEDKPAKGNIKLAIKTMPKGPTRPKSDFQQFSVSDQQTLRLLQLRRSINNAEKEKQPDPTPTKERKLHMCLLCPYTNQRQDALTNHYKRHEDNLNAANGIHKCPHCDLVVVQSHFLREHLKTHFNYQKHLTPECYAASEGVTFVIKQLDDEDEEDTKDENKSENLNEDITDVEVKEEKDHLIDAKKAAENKICNLKDIIKNGQKNAPKLNLQIAVKEETSTDLVITLDEKITFDSNDNKIFVKLKTGELIVE
- the LOC134740947 gene encoding uncharacterized protein LOC134740947 isoform X1, producing MKDIQASRVVLLISLGRLSSVARRVPGGSPSRVVEEDEKHRSIASVRPSAPVPRPRALGPAAAAGALDLPSPPAACRAAATAASLCRRRSRGPHTCRSAARVTPPRTARLPPYFNRHTIIMFQRTMLQQMSSPPSVHVGEVASLVRLEGRVCGDASSEASSDAAEDFELPQCKIRRNYNCTKCTFYTQNPRVYLVHTRDVHFEKFKIYDCPHCVYASRHHQKLVRHIKMVHAAPSQVIKADLEPPPAPVATTTAEPEERIEDLLEEVEDTEEIQLDLEDCIEESMDHSADMEVEVDRAVAEEPSDLPKDKTKFFSCTKCNYVTHIRARFTKHVKYHSMPMIKCTMCDFRTPYKWNLDRHMKNHGGTGSFNCSMCNFTADIKQSLTVHEMNHHTPPVGQSVASRRRNRVGASDIALADAARALVVKEEEGSGDSRSSHASEIGLQYADIEMVTCTSDNETSTETAAKKDIELAQDTQHRHSPNSTMGEGKTNKQSRKIPRPIPQLIPLNTSTPNQNKSPPGEPPLKKFKEDPSRDINAVDNVDNLPADITIIPVTNGTPLTTKETAVKKKNESFFDRLKERLLTATGEEGTLTCKNCGFESKCLSEHSVHEKNCTAVSANKVLANNTHTSLGSTRCQNCRHRCKSSADLYVHMQTCGKVEKAENEQSNDSENKHVTTSTAHEADFVKDEPHPMENVVFVWNNINPDTAKFETPLDININDDSTMPESNKNYDSEIVDENEGMNLSPSQAAGKKVFKCPHCTFWASTASRFHVHIVGHLNKKPFECSLCKYKSNWRWDITKHIKLKSARDPEHNDAKVLMTDETGRRNYSKYNKFLAVPVVNEYGETEFDYIDPNALANGSMELDESFNETNDNINTTLEMQPLNLQTLHGQHSIETIDIKNEDLKPKKTMWKCKKCNYKDPSKEALLAHVREHSKPEDGHEENKSFSKKLENTPDPADLAYRCGHCNQLSNWKHVIQRHCRLKHDGVIKVITTVKPKPDASSLLNEMNDTCTKCPFKAADRKQLQFHMQQHQPSPQSIFKCYFCPYFVKTEHDLVQHLALHGVTDPEEYISKAMGCKSPLPDNPGNSSGSTSTKRHKCTECPYETNSKSQFMYHEQFHRLPADTPYKCQECNYSVSKRHLLHQHMRVHGIMPKKTEMELEMEASTSSCKMEIPIDLNEIPFVWVSAKNEFHKMYKCRYCSYVNSQKCKIPNHEKIHCIVFENSEITIYKCLECKFTCDNAGRLAEHSRTHGEIYGRIYCPVEADVPDEEQITKLRKVIETEKINNPDSPRDEMLLKDNEELKILFFCHKCPARFFIDSDLRIHDKFHDLLFANKCKLCEFSVPQETELNVHAVHHSDEYATETKMLKFKHRSHPAHKEPKLEVVHCPLTSELNWIVSHRTTNFEIVDSSKKCNENRVPKQYFCKECPAKFFKTSALSYHTGLHGGDGDHKCKKCSYTVKNLGNLAKHESLHENEGKTNTCDYESGEDNDYKNIPLSGTDLFQRKTEAQKRVVKDNNKLVKPNDHFPPVLQADPQFGYLMHGNPEFIYPTYMKNGRQKEKRYKCHKCPSAFEKREQYKIHLSLHGSKQRYKCEVCDYSVKYYANYVQHMRKHQMNDEAQAERRKNNEETNEAENETQEDKPAKGNIKLAIKTMPKGPTRPKSDFQQFSVSDQQTLRLLQLRRSINNAEKEKQPDPTPTKERKLHMCLLCPYTNQRQDALTNHYKRHEDNLNAANGIHKCPHCDLVVVQSHFLREHLKTHFNYQKHLTPECYAASEGVTFVIKQLDDEDEEDTKDENKSENLNEDITDVEVKEEKDHLIDAKKAAENKICNLKDIIKNGQKNAPKLNLQIAVKEETSTDLVITLDEKITFDSNDNKIFVKLKTGELIVE